From one Sulfurimonas sp. HSL-3221 genomic stretch:
- a CDS encoding amidoligase family protein, translating to MTPFLLPPKVRCSDGEMRRVGFELEYSGPELEACARIVAEITGGEITEINPWHYTIGPTPWGDFSLTLDFQFLIRSGLQEWLHNAGFDEAMEQDEIDAIEYFIGSFSASLVPFELTTPPLPMNALDLVETLKDALRDAGALGTTANPLYVFGFHINPEAPDLSAATLLAYLRAYLVLYDLLAEEIRPVFTRRLSFYIDPFPSDYIRKVLHPAYRPTMESFTDDYLEANPTRNRALDLLPLLAWNDLGRVRRALPKEKISPRPAFHFRLPNSRVDEAGWHTADAWNSWLHVERLAEDTETLLSLAYARYRMMNSFFYRFRKKQWIKRIRQWAEKFE from the coding sequence ATGACACCCTTTCTTCTGCCGCCGAAGGTGCGCTGCAGCGACGGCGAGATGCGTCGCGTCGGATTTGAACTGGAGTACTCCGGCCCGGAGCTGGAAGCATGTGCCAGGATCGTCGCGGAGATCACCGGGGGCGAGATCACCGAAATCAACCCCTGGCACTACACCATCGGCCCGACGCCCTGGGGAGACTTCTCCCTGACGCTCGATTTCCAGTTCCTCATCCGCTCAGGCCTCCAGGAGTGGCTGCACAATGCCGGGTTCGACGAAGCGATGGAGCAGGACGAAATCGACGCCATCGAATACTTTATCGGCTCCTTTTCCGCGTCGCTTGTCCCCTTTGAGCTGACGACGCCGCCGCTGCCGATGAACGCCCTTGACCTGGTCGAGACCCTTAAAGATGCCCTGCGCGATGCGGGGGCGCTCGGCACGACGGCCAACCCCCTCTATGTCTTCGGCTTCCACATTAATCCCGAGGCCCCCGACTTGAGTGCGGCGACCCTGCTGGCCTATCTCCGCGCCTACCTCGTGCTCTATGACCTGCTGGCCGAGGAGATCCGTCCCGTCTTCACCCGGCGCCTCTCTTTCTATATCGACCCCTTCCCCTCCGATTACATCCGCAAGGTTTTGCACCCCGCCTACCGTCCGACGATGGAGAGCTTTACCGACGATTACCTGGAAGCCAACCCGACACGCAACCGGGCCCTCGACCTGCTGCCGCTGCTGGCCTGGAACGACCTGGGGCGTGTCCGCCGGGCCCTGCCCAAAGAGAAGATCTCCCCCCGCCCCGCCTTTCACTTCCGTCTCCCCAACTCCCGTGTCGACGAAGCGGGTTGGCACACCGCCGACGCCTGGAACAGCTGGCTCCATGTGGAACGCCTGGCGGAAGATACGGAGACGCTGCTGTCGCTCGCCTATGCGCGCTACCGCATGATGAACTCATTCTTCTACCGTTTCCGCAAAAAACAGTGGATAAAAAGGATACGCCAATGGGCAGAAAAGTTCGAATAG
- a CDS encoding patatin-like phospholipase family protein: MKKVSLVLGSGGARGYVHIGVIEALEAKGYEIVSVSGCSMGALVGGLYACGRLAEYKEWVQGLDPLDVAALLDLAWDKRGIMSGTKVFERLDDLIGTQAIEELPIRFTAVASDLNRGKEVWFQSGDLLSAIRASIAIPSVFTPVELDGMLLVDGGVLNPLPVAPTMRDRSDLTIAVNLYGPDAEQEEAAVAERYDSFAERLASKAKNAIKERLRRREQAHIFSILDQSFDTMQRSLTQYRIGGYPPDIMITLPKNICSTFDFHKAAPLIEAGRRAVEGHPAL, translated from the coding sequence ATGAAGAAAGTATCGTTGGTATTGGGAAGCGGCGGGGCGCGTGGCTACGTTCATATCGGCGTCATCGAGGCGCTGGAGGCGAAGGGGTATGAGATCGTCTCTGTCAGCGGCTGCTCCATGGGGGCGCTGGTCGGCGGACTTTACGCCTGCGGCAGGCTTGCCGAGTACAAGGAGTGGGTGCAGGGGCTAGACCCCCTCGACGTCGCCGCGCTCCTGGACCTCGCCTGGGACAAGCGGGGCATTATGAGCGGTACAAAGGTTTTCGAGCGTCTGGACGATCTTATCGGTACGCAGGCGATCGAGGAGCTGCCCATCCGTTTTACGGCCGTCGCGTCGGACCTGAACCGTGGCAAAGAGGTGTGGTTTCAAAGCGGCGACCTGCTAAGCGCGATCCGTGCGTCGATCGCCATCCCCTCCGTCTTCACTCCAGTGGAGCTCGACGGGATGCTCCTGGTCGACGGCGGGGTCCTCAACCCCCTGCCCGTGGCACCGACGATGCGCGACCGCAGCGACCTGACCATCGCCGTCAACCTCTACGGCCCCGACGCGGAGCAGGAGGAAGCTGCCGTGGCCGAGCGTTACGACTCCTTTGCCGAACGTCTGGCATCCAAGGCCAAAAATGCCATCAAAGAGCGCCTCCGCCGCCGGGAGCAGGCGCACATTTTCTCCATTCTCGATCAGAGTTTCGATACGATGCAGCGCAGCCTGACCCAGTACCGTATCGGCGGCTACCCGCCCGATATCATGATTACCCTCCCCAAGAATATCTGCAGTACGTTTGACTTCCATAAAGCCGCGCCGCTGATCGAAGCGGGGCGCAGGGCGGTAGAGGGGCACCCGGCGCTATAG
- a CDS encoding GNA1162 family protein, whose translation MKYGKIAAVAASVFAAMIMTGCAAHNAGITKGEAFPQMYEEDPRSILVLPAMNESSDAEAKAYYATTIEMPIAQTGYYVFPMEMVSDVLKQEGVYDTELLYSMSADKFYDYFGADVVMFTRIKKWDVSYMVLASSLTVTIESEAYSTKTNEKLWDYDGSVTVDLTSNSGGGGLAGLLVQAIGTAINTAAADYVEYAHVANARLFFALPAGPYHPAHQTDQGVVIRKR comes from the coding sequence ATGAAGTACGGAAAAATAGCTGCAGTGGCAGCCTCGGTTTTCGCCGCGATGATCATGACGGGGTGTGCCGCCCATAACGCAGGCATCACCAAAGGTGAAGCGTTCCCCCAGATGTATGAAGAGGATCCGCGTTCCATCCTGGTGCTGCCGGCGATGAACGAAAGCAGCGACGCCGAGGCGAAAGCCTACTACGCCACGACGATCGAGATGCCCATAGCGCAGACGGGCTACTATGTCTTCCCGATGGAGATGGTCAGCGACGTCCTCAAGCAGGAGGGTGTCTATGACACCGAATTGCTTTACAGCATGTCCGCGGACAAGTTCTACGACTACTTCGGCGCGGACGTCGTCATGTTCACGCGTATCAAGAAGTGGGACGTCTCCTACATGGTCCTGGCTTCTTCCCTGACGGTCACGATTGAGTCGGAAGCGTACTCGACCAAGACGAACGAGAAGTTGTGGGATTACGACGGTAGCGTCACCGTTGACCTCACCAGCAACAGCGGCGGCGGAGGACTGGCCGGACTGTTGGTCCAGGCGATCGGTACGGCGATCAATACCGCCGCGGCCGATTATGTCGAATACGCCCATGTCGCGAACGCCCGGCTCTTCTTTGCACTGCCGGCGGGGCCGTATCACCCGGCCCACCAGACGGACCAGGGGGTCGTTATCCGCAAACGCTAG
- a CDS encoding OmpA family protein, translating into MMKRAWMTSALLAAQIAAASQYNIEVSPVAGIGIPEGNILLENEMIIGGEIQINNLFSFPIKPELSAYYATDTDYSYEPPAPTPPLFLSPADMSASTNIWRVGMGAVYDYTEEGSVRPFAKIGAGYENMSNPLYGNKNSAYGDAGAGVKIPFTDQVALKLEAIYMLKNNGNRYDSNLLALAGLSFAFGAHGTSGAAVASSGYKTYDSDGDGVIDDNDQCPNTPRGAEVDAYGCVPDDDRDGVANLYDNCPETPSGFKVDKVGCAATFPFSVEFATDSAVVTSAHMDEIDAFADYMKSNPYKAEIVGRADDRGTNAYNDVLSKKRAEVVVGLLVGKGIASNRLSAVGKGETDPVATNATAEGRAQNRSVRAELIR; encoded by the coding sequence ATGATGAAGCGTGCATGGATGACGAGTGCGCTGCTGGCGGCACAGATCGCGGCAGCATCACAATACAATATCGAGGTTTCACCGGTGGCGGGGATCGGGATTCCGGAAGGCAATATTCTGCTTGAAAACGAGATGATCATCGGGGGTGAGATCCAGATCAACAACCTCTTTTCTTTCCCGATCAAACCGGAACTCTCCGCCTACTATGCGACGGATACGGATTACTCCTATGAGCCGCCGGCACCGACGCCGCCCCTTTTCCTCAGCCCTGCGGATATGTCTGCGTCCACGAATATCTGGCGTGTCGGCATGGGGGCCGTCTACGACTACACGGAGGAAGGCAGCGTCCGCCCGTTCGCCAAGATCGGCGCCGGTTACGAGAATATGAGCAATCCGCTCTACGGCAATAAAAACAGCGCCTACGGCGATGCCGGTGCGGGGGTGAAAATCCCCTTCACCGACCAGGTGGCGCTGAAACTCGAAGCGATCTACATGCTCAAGAACAACGGCAACCGCTATGACAGCAACCTGCTGGCGCTCGCCGGTCTCTCTTTTGCCTTCGGTGCCCACGGAACGTCGGGCGCGGCGGTAGCTTCATCTGGGTACAAAACCTACGACAGTGACGGCGACGGCGTCATCGACGACAATGACCAGTGCCCGAATACACCGCGCGGCGCCGAAGTCGACGCCTACGGGTGCGTGCCCGATGACGACCGCGACGGCGTTGCGAACCTTTATGACAACTGCCCGGAGACCCCATCAGGCTTCAAGGTCGATAAAGTAGGGTGTGCCGCGACCTTCCCGTTCAGCGTCGAGTTCGCCACCGACTCCGCCGTGGTGACGAGTGCCCATATGGACGAGATCGATGCCTTTGCGGATTATATGAAATCCAACCCCTACAAAGCCGAGATCGTCGGCCGTGCCGACGACCGCGGGACGAATGCATATAATGACGTGCTCTCGAAGAAACGTGCCGAGGTCGTTGTCGGCCTGCTGGTGGGTAAGGGAATCGCGTCCAACCGCCTGAGCGCCGTCGGAAAAGGGGAGACCGATCCGGTCGCCACCAACGCCACAGCCGAAGGGCGTGCGCAGAACCGCTCCGTCCGCGCGGAACTGATCCGCTGA
- a CDS encoding ABC transporter permease, translated as MRRARSSCVTAASSRIRAMLLNAFLQAIREIRRNLMRSLLTAIGIVIGIASVIAMVNIGQGASESITASVGSLGSNTLHIMPGQEKGPPGMSGTSIPFEMKDVRILQKSIFTLEAVSPMASSTVNVLYRDRSYQTSVRGVENGYFDVQNWNLAEGERFGESELRAGQSVCILGQTVIDELFPGGEDPLGKKIRLKSFSCRVIGTLEEKGANTFGMDQDDLILVPIKMFQRRIGGNQNIPSILVSVKENYPLDTVKQQIRQVLRESRNIKPGKEDNFAVRSMTALLDTLSQITSMLTVMLGAVAAISLVVGGIGIMNIMLVSVTERTREIGIRMAIGAMSQDILIQFLIEAVVLSGLGGIFGVLTGIGITVGVAQAMDLTLVINPAVTTVALLFSMLIGIVFGIIPARKAANMNPIDALRYE; from the coding sequence ATGCGTCGCGCACGATCCTCCTGCGTGACGGCCGCATCGAGCAGGATACGGGCCATGCTGCTTAACGCTTTCCTGCAGGCCATCCGTGAAATCAGGCGCAACCTGATGCGCTCCCTGCTGACGGCGATCGGGATCGTCATCGGGATCGCCTCGGTGATCGCGATGGTCAACATCGGGCAGGGGGCGAGCGAGTCGATCACCGCGAGCGTGGGCAGCCTCGGCAGTAACACCCTGCACATCATGCCCGGGCAGGAGAAGGGGCCTCCGGGGATGTCGGGAACAAGCATCCCCTTCGAAATGAAGGACGTCCGTATCCTGCAAAAGTCGATCTTTACGCTCGAAGCGGTCTCCCCGATGGCCAGCAGTACCGTGAACGTGCTCTACCGCGACCGCAGTTACCAGACCAGCGTGCGCGGCGTCGAGAACGGCTATTTTGATGTCCAGAACTGGAACCTGGCGGAGGGGGAGCGCTTCGGCGAGAGCGAGCTGCGCGCGGGGCAGAGCGTCTGTATCCTCGGGCAGACGGTGATCGACGAGCTTTTCCCCGGGGGGGAAGACCCCCTGGGGAAGAAGATCCGCCTCAAGAGCTTTTCGTGCCGGGTGATCGGGACGCTCGAGGAGAAGGGGGCGAACACCTTCGGGATGGACCAGGATGACCTGATCCTCGTCCCCATCAAGATGTTCCAGCGCCGGATCGGCGGGAACCAGAACATCCCCTCCATCCTGGTGTCGGTCAAGGAGAACTATCCCCTCGACACCGTCAAACAGCAGATCCGCCAGGTGCTGCGCGAAAGCCGGAACATCAAACCGGGCAAAGAGGACAACTTCGCCGTCCGGAGCATGACGGCGCTGCTCGATACCCTGTCGCAGATCACCTCCATGCTGACGGTGATGCTGGGGGCGGTGGCCGCCATCTCCCTCGTCGTCGGCGGCATCGGGATCATGAACATCATGCTCGTATCGGTGACGGAACGCACCCGCGAGATCGGTATCCGTATGGCCATCGGGGCCATGAGCCAGGATATCCTGATCCAGTTTCTGATCGAAGCGGTCGTCCTCTCGGGCCTCGGCGGCATCTTCGGCGTGCTCACAGGCATCGGGATCACCGTGGGGGTCGCGCAGGCGATGGACCTGACCCTGGTCATCAACCCGGCCGTGACGACCGTCGCCCTGCTCTTCTCCATGCTGATCGGCATCGTGTTTGGGATCATCCCGGCGCGCAAGGCGGCAAACATGAACCCGATCGACGCGCTGCGGTATGAGTAA
- a CDS encoding gamma-glutamyl-gamma-aminobutyrate hydrolase family protein, which produces MGRKVRIAVTGGKRGSRLAWYFSRFLLGGHGAGGSFLHPETVYRDAPFDALLITGGSDIDPQTYGARAHPAIEHTDPARDAMELYLLEAAIRRGVPVMGICRGMQLLNLHFGGTLHPHIHDFDLDVAHPHTPLPLKTVTLEHGTNLHDIVGQTTLRVNALHHQAVDRPGEKMRIAARDGNKIVQAIEHTELPFLLGVQWHPEFMPYSWHSRKIFAAFVHAARTMHTS; this is translated from the coding sequence ATGGGCAGAAAAGTTCGAATAGCCGTCACGGGAGGCAAACGCGGCAGCCGGCTCGCCTGGTACTTCTCCCGCTTCCTGCTGGGGGGCCACGGGGCGGGAGGAAGTTTCCTGCATCCCGAAACCGTTTACCGTGATGCCCCCTTCGACGCCCTGCTGATCACCGGCGGCAGCGATATCGATCCCCAGACCTACGGTGCCCGGGCGCACCCGGCCATCGAACATACCGATCCCGCGCGTGATGCCATGGAACTCTACCTCCTCGAGGCGGCAATCCGCCGGGGGGTGCCCGTCATGGGCATCTGCCGCGGCATGCAGCTGCTCAATCTCCATTTCGGCGGGACGCTGCATCCGCATATTCACGACTTCGACCTCGACGTCGCTCACCCCCATACGCCCCTGCCGCTCAAAACGGTGACGCTGGAACACGGGACAAACCTGCACGACATTGTCGGGCAGACCACCCTGCGCGTCAATGCACTGCACCATCAGGCCGTCGACCGGCCCGGCGAGAAGATGCGCATTGCCGCCCGGGACGGCAACAAAATCGTCCAGGCGATCGAACACACGGAGCTGCCCTTCCTGCTGGGAGTGCAGTGGCATCCGGAGTTCATGCCCTACAGCTGGCACAGCCGGAAGATCTTCGCGGCCTTTGTCCATGCGGCACGGACGATGCATACGTCGTGA
- a CDS encoding CDGSH iron-sulfur domain-containing protein, translating to MCKDAVVFFNKPKGVDLEAGKSYMYCMCGRAKEGVFCDGSHKGSGCMPLKFTVEKSKAYLLCRCKSSKNLPFCDGTHSFYGDDEVGGPVMGE from the coding sequence ATGTGCAAGGATGCTGTTGTTTTTTTCAATAAACCGAAGGGGGTCGACCTGGAGGCGGGGAAGTCCTATATGTACTGCATGTGCGGCCGCGCCAAAGAGGGGGTCTTCTGCGACGGCAGCCACAAGGGGAGCGGCTGCATGCCCCTGAAGTTCACGGTAGAGAAGAGCAAGGCCTACCTGCTGTGCCGCTGCAAATCCTCCAAGAATCTTCCCTTCTGCGACGGGACGCACAGCTTCTACGGCGACGATGAGGTCGGCGGCCCCGTGATGGGGGAGTGA
- a CDS encoding protein-L-isoaspartate O-methyltransferase family protein, translating into MMRDREATERLIAGMIDYGALRTPRIIEAFRAVDRGAFVPEYYGEERYGDYPLPIGEGQTISQPTTVAIMLELLGAEPGERVLDIGSGSGWTTALLGHIVGPQGEVTGLEYRKTLVAVGQRNIAPFGFGHVRIEEAGEALGMPGEQYDRILVSAAARELPETLLKQLKPGGTLVIPIGESLCRFSINEQGGVEEEVYPGFLFVTLM; encoded by the coding sequence ATGATGCGTGACCGCGAAGCGACAGAGAGGCTGATCGCGGGGATGATCGACTACGGGGCGCTACGCACGCCGCGGATCATCGAGGCGTTTCGCGCCGTCGACCGCGGCGCCTTTGTGCCGGAATATTACGGGGAGGAGCGCTACGGCGATTACCCGCTTCCCATCGGGGAGGGACAGACGATCTCCCAGCCGACGACGGTGGCGATTATGCTGGAACTGCTCGGCGCCGAACCGGGTGAGCGGGTCCTCGATATCGGCTCGGGTTCGGGCTGGACGACGGCGCTGCTGGGGCATATTGTCGGTCCGCAGGGGGAGGTGACCGGGCTGGAGTACCGTAAAACCCTGGTGGCGGTCGGTCAACGCAACATTGCGCCATTCGGGTTCGGGCATGTCCGGATCGAGGAGGCCGGCGAGGCCCTGGGCATGCCGGGGGAGCAGTATGACAGGATCCTCGTCTCCGCCGCGGCGCGGGAACTCCCCGAAACGCTTCTGAAGCAACTCAAACCCGGGGGAACCCTCGTCATTCCGATCGGCGAAAGTCTCTGCCGCTTCAGCATAAACGAGCAGGGGGGAGTAGAGGAGGAGGTGTATCCGGGTTTCTTATTTGTCACATTAATGTGA
- a CDS encoding CsgG/HfaB family protein: MKYRYLLVPVAAALCITGCATMEKQEVHETPTAAPAVSKTVQAAKALKEEPSGLKRKVAIGRFTNETRYGQSFFIDENSDRIGKQAMDILSSKLFETGKFIMLERADLEKIQKELAMGDAPALKNSADYLILGSITEFGRNEVSDVGWFSRVKKQEAFAKVHIRIVDVSTGQIIYSEEGKGTAYSEAGTVMGVGDKSAYDSQLNDKAIDAAISDLASNVIENMMDKPWRGYLLGYEQGMLITSGGKSQNIKVGDKFDVMASGKKVKNPQTNSIITLPGKKLATIEIVSTAGDTPENEVSFASITSGDLGARLKTKNFSDLYIQVHKD; the protein is encoded by the coding sequence ATGAAGTATAGGTATTTACTTGTTCCGGTCGCCGCAGCCCTCTGTATCACGGGGTGTGCGACTATGGAGAAGCAGGAAGTGCATGAAACGCCGACGGCGGCCCCCGCCGTCAGCAAAACGGTGCAGGCCGCCAAGGCGCTCAAAGAGGAGCCTTCGGGTCTGAAGCGCAAAGTCGCCATCGGCCGCTTTACCAACGAGACCCGCTACGGCCAGAGTTTCTTTATCGACGAGAACAGCGATCGGATCGGGAAGCAGGCGATGGATATCCTCTCCTCAAAGCTTTTCGAGACGGGCAAGTTCATCATGCTTGAGCGTGCGGACCTCGAGAAGATCCAGAAAGAGCTGGCGATGGGCGATGCGCCCGCGCTGAAAAACAGCGCGGACTACCTCATTCTCGGTTCCATTACGGAGTTCGGCCGCAACGAGGTAAGCGACGTCGGCTGGTTTAGCCGCGTTAAGAAACAGGAGGCCTTCGCGAAGGTCCATATCCGCATCGTCGACGTCAGTACGGGGCAGATCATCTACTCCGAAGAGGGGAAAGGCACGGCGTACAGCGAAGCCGGTACAGTCATGGGCGTCGGGGACAAGAGCGCGTATGACTCCCAGCTCAACGACAAGGCGATCGACGCGGCGATCTCGGACCTCGCATCGAACGTCATCGAGAACATGATGGACAAACCGTGGCGCGGCTACCTGCTGGGCTACGAGCAGGGGATGCTGATCACCTCCGGCGGCAAGAGCCAGAACATCAAGGTGGGGGACAAGTTTGACGTCATGGCGTCGGGCAAGAAGGTCAAGAACCCTCAGACCAACAGTATCATCACGCTCCCGGGCAAAAAGCTGGCAACGATCGAGATCGTCTCGACGGCGGGTGACACCCCGGAGAACGAAGTCTCCTTCGCGTCGATCACGAGCGGAGACCTTGGCGCGCGCCTGAAAACGAAAAATTTCTCGGACCTGTATATCCAGGTCCACAAGGATTAA
- a CDS encoding diacylglycerol kinase has product MNKPKYSLRRNFGYAVEGFMHVFRHETVFKIEVALFVVLSVVAWSIDIAKCERLWLQFSLFLPIVAELFNSAVERGVDLSTRDYHRLAKAAKDSAAAACLISVAMTVMIWAVVLL; this is encoded by the coding sequence ATGAACAAACCGAAATATTCGCTCCGCAGGAACTTCGGCTACGCCGTCGAGGGGTTTATGCATGTCTTCCGGCATGAGACGGTCTTCAAGATCGAGGTCGCGCTCTTTGTCGTGCTCAGCGTCGTCGCCTGGAGCATCGACATTGCCAAATGCGAACGGCTCTGGCTGCAGTTCTCGCTCTTCCTCCCCATCGTCGCTGAGCTCTTCAACAGCGCCGTCGAGCGGGGGGTGGATCTGAGCACGCGCGATTACCACCGCCTGGCCAAGGCGGCCAAGGACAGTGCGGCCGCCGCCTGTCTGATCAGCGTCGCGATGACGGTGATGATCTGGGCGGTGGTCCTACTTTAG
- a CDS encoding MFS transporter has product MHSIDQNVVRLGWVSYFTDLASAMVNPILPIFVITVLHEGMDKLGVIVAVATFVSYALRMVSGYIADYYGVVKPLVVGGYLFSALSKPLLGFSHGWGSIAALRALERVGKGVRSAPKDLMIASYARQNAHGKTFGFHKTMDIAGEFSGTLLLFGLLWYFGDSEGVIRTLFFATLIPGLIGLVIVIFFVRDIPKRVQCAERFRLSGADKKTVLQLLFYFLFLFFIFSEAFFTVQAKTVGIATALIPLLFAVSTGVQTLTSYLFGLGSDRFGSGTVNAFGYGCGIVAQALLWLQTPLATWAAFAFLGLFTVATLNANRAMIAQQAENRGSVYGIFYAAVALFAAAGAAFGGWLWEHFGMQTALDVALGGTLGVSVLYGLKKGLRG; this is encoded by the coding sequence ATGCACTCTATCGATCAAAACGTCGTGCGCCTCGGATGGGTGAGCTATTTCACTGACCTGGCCTCCGCGATGGTCAATCCCATTCTTCCTATTTTTGTCATTACCGTCCTGCATGAAGGGATGGACAAGCTGGGCGTCATTGTCGCCGTGGCGACCTTCGTCTCCTATGCGCTCCGGATGGTTTCGGGCTATATCGCGGATTACTACGGCGTCGTCAAACCGCTGGTAGTGGGCGGCTACCTTTTTTCGGCCCTCTCGAAACCGCTGCTGGGGTTCAGCCACGGCTGGGGGAGCATTGCGGCGCTGCGCGCACTGGAACGGGTGGGCAAGGGGGTGCGTTCGGCGCCGAAAGACCTGATGATCGCCTCCTACGCCCGGCAGAACGCCCACGGCAAGACCTTCGGGTTTCACAAAACGATGGATATCGCGGGGGAGTTCAGCGGCACCCTGCTGCTCTTTGGGCTGCTGTGGTATTTCGGCGACAGCGAAGGGGTGATCCGCACCCTCTTCTTCGCCACGCTGATCCCCGGCCTCATCGGCCTGGTGATCGTCATCTTTTTCGTGCGGGATATCCCCAAACGGGTTCAGTGCGCCGAGCGTTTCCGGCTGAGCGGCGCGGACAAAAAAACCGTGCTGCAGCTGCTCTTCTATTTTCTGTTCCTCTTTTTCATATTCAGCGAAGCCTTCTTCACGGTACAGGCCAAAACGGTCGGGATCGCCACGGCTCTGATCCCGCTGCTCTTTGCCGTATCGACGGGGGTGCAGACGTTGACAAGCTATCTTTTCGGTCTGGGGTCGGACCGCTTCGGCAGCGGGACCGTGAACGCCTTCGGCTACGGCTGCGGCATCGTCGCTCAGGCGCTGCTGTGGCTGCAGACACCGTTGGCGACCTGGGCGGCCTTCGCTTTCCTGGGCCTTTTTACGGTCGCCACGCTCAATGCGAACCGGGCCATGATCGCGCAGCAGGCGGAGAACCGCGGTTCGGTCTACGGCATCTTCTATGCGGCGGTCGCGCTCTTCGCCGCGGCTGGGGCGGCCTTCGGCGGGTGGCTCTGGGAGCATTTCGGCATGCAGACGGCGCTGGACGTCGCGCTGGGGGGAACCCTCGGCGTTAGTGTATTATATGGGTTAAAAAAGGGGCTTCGAGGATGA
- a CDS encoding ferritin-like domain-containing protein: MAIRGISILKGIEAETVATLLNKAYCDEWLAYYQYFIESKVVKGIMKDAAIAELNQHAADELRHATMVADRIIQLGGTPALSPSDWMVHGNCGYEAPENPDVMAVLEQAIKGEQCAISVYSDLVDLTREKDIVTYDIVSQILADEVEHEEDLQALYDDIQEFVEQIRTALK, encoded by the coding sequence ATGGCGATTCGCGGTATTTCAATTCTCAAAGGCATCGAAGCGGAAACGGTGGCCACACTGCTCAACAAAGCGTACTGCGACGAATGGCTGGCCTACTACCAGTACTTCATCGAGTCCAAGGTCGTCAAGGGGATCATGAAAGACGCCGCGATTGCCGAGCTTAATCAGCACGCGGCGGACGAACTGCGCCATGCGACGATGGTGGCGGACCGCATCATCCAGCTCGGCGGGACCCCGGCGCTGAGCCCCAGCGACTGGATGGTTCACGGTAACTGCGGGTACGAGGCGCCGGAGAACCCCGACGTCATGGCGGTGCTGGAGCAGGCGATCAAAGGGGAGCAGTGCGCCATCAGCGTCTATTCGGATCTCGTCGATCTCACCCGGGAAAAAGACATCGTCACCTATGACATCGTCTCCCAGATCCTCGCCGACGAGGTTGAACACGAAGAGGATCTGCAGGCCCTCTACGACGACATCCAAGAGTTCGTCGAGCAGATCAGGACGGCGCTAAAGTAG
- a CDS encoding PAS domain-containing protein: MSEKFQLKPLDIEVPVDSKREILSETDVMGKIVYANEYFVELSGYPEEELMGKPHNIVRHPDMPKTVFKLLWDALKAGKEYKAIVKNRRKDGKYYWVYSEYKPLFNEHKQIRGYRSHRWPVPKKVLDEVETLYAKLLDLEQTKTQRDAEMFLELKLHNDGFHDYSAYIDDIFHKKLSGMFGFFGKLFGKK; the protein is encoded by the coding sequence ATGTCGGAGAAGTTTCAGCTCAAGCCCCTGGATATAGAAGTACCTGTCGATTCAAAAAGAGAGATCCTTTCGGAAACGGATGTCATGGGCAAGATCGTTTATGCCAATGAATATTTCGTGGAACTCTCCGGCTATCCCGAAGAGGAGCTGATGGGCAAACCGCACAACATCGTCCGCCACCCGGATATGCCCAAAACCGTCTTCAAACTGCTCTGGGACGCCCTTAAAGCGGGCAAGGAGTACAAGGCTATCGTCAAGAACCGCCGTAAAGACGGTAAATATTACTGGGTCTACTCGGAGTACAAACCGCTTTTCAACGAGCACAAGCAGATCCGCGGTTACCGCTCCCACCGCTGGCCGGTCCCCAAGAAAGTGCTTGATGAGGTCGAAACCCTCTACGCGAAACTCCTCGACCTTGAGCAGACGAAGACGCAGAGAGACGCGGAGATGTTCCTTGAGCTGAAACTCCACAACGACGGATTCCACGACTACTCCGCCTATATCGACGACATCTTCCATAAAAAACTGAGCGGCATGTTCGGCTTCTTCGGAAAACTCTTCGGCAAAAAATAA
- a CDS encoding DUF4810 domain-containing protein, with the protein MLMKAAWPLAAIALLSGCATKPQALYNYGTYSESYYAYKQDASAENLLAMQQAILTAIENANDSVSKRVAPGMYANLGYIYFKQGDTKQAVHYFEMEKGLYPESAHFMDRVIEKVRKAEAKGAKS; encoded by the coding sequence ATGCTGATGAAAGCGGCCTGGCCGCTGGCAGCAATTGCGCTTTTGAGCGGGTGTGCTACGAAACCGCAGGCACTTTATAACTACGGCACCTACAGCGAAAGCTACTATGCGTACAAACAGGATGCCAGTGCGGAGAACCTCCTGGCGATGCAGCAGGCGATCCTGACGGCCATCGAAAACGCCAACGATAGTGTTTCCAAGCGCGTGGCACCGGGAATGTACGCAAACCTGGGCTACATCTACTTCAAGCAGGGGGACACCAAGCAGGCCGTGCACTATTTCGAGATGGAAAAAGGGCTCTACCCGGAGTCGGCGCACTTTATGGACCGCGTCATTGAGAAGGTGCGCAAAGCCGAAGCGAAGGGGGCGAAATCATGA